Proteins found in one Tsukamurella paurometabola DSM 20162 genomic segment:
- the glyA gene encoding serine hydroxymethyltransferase, which produces MSDSSVNTASLAELDPEVAAAMNGELARQRDTLEMIASENFVPRAVLQAQGSVLTNKYAEGYPGRRYYGGCEYVDVVEDLARNRAKELFGAEFANVQPHAGAQANAAVLQALMEPGETLMGLDLAHGGHLTHGMRLNFSGKLYENVFYGVSKEDHRVDMDEVRKIALDSKPKVIVAGWSAYPRHLDFAAFRSIADEVGAHLWVDMAHFAGLVAAGLHPSPVPHADVVSSTVHKTLGGPRSGIILAKQEWAKKLNSAVFPGQQGGPLMHVIAAKAVALKVAGTEEFREKQQRTLEGAKILAERLTAQDVADAGVTVLTGGTDVHLVLVDLRNSDLDGQQAEDLLHEVGITVNRNAVPFDPRPPMVTSGLRIGTAALASRGFGAAEFTEVADIIGTALALGKAADLSALRARVSALALEVPLYDGLEDWGLLSR; this is translated from the coding sequence ATGAGCGACTCCAGCGTGAACACAGCGTCCCTCGCCGAACTCGATCCCGAGGTCGCAGCCGCCATGAACGGCGAGCTGGCACGCCAGCGCGACACGCTGGAGATGATCGCCTCGGAGAACTTCGTACCGCGCGCCGTGCTGCAGGCGCAGGGCTCCGTGCTCACCAACAAGTACGCCGAGGGCTACCCGGGGCGTCGTTACTACGGTGGCTGCGAATACGTCGACGTGGTCGAGGATCTGGCCCGCAACCGTGCCAAGGAGTTGTTCGGCGCCGAGTTCGCCAACGTCCAGCCGCACGCCGGTGCACAGGCCAATGCGGCCGTCCTGCAGGCATTGATGGAGCCCGGCGAGACCCTGATGGGCCTCGACTTGGCGCACGGTGGCCACCTCACCCACGGCATGCGCCTGAACTTCTCCGGCAAGCTCTACGAGAACGTTTTCTACGGCGTCTCGAAGGAGGACCACCGGGTCGATATGGACGAGGTGCGCAAGATCGCCCTCGATTCCAAGCCCAAGGTGATCGTCGCCGGCTGGTCCGCCTACCCGCGGCACCTCGACTTCGCCGCGTTCCGGTCGATCGCCGACGAGGTGGGCGCGCACCTGTGGGTCGATATGGCGCACTTCGCGGGCCTCGTCGCCGCAGGTCTGCACCCGAGCCCCGTCCCGCACGCCGATGTGGTCAGCTCGACCGTGCACAAGACCCTCGGCGGCCCCCGCTCGGGCATCATCCTGGCGAAGCAGGAGTGGGCCAAGAAGCTCAACTCCGCGGTCTTCCCCGGCCAGCAGGGCGGTCCGCTGATGCACGTGATCGCGGCCAAGGCCGTGGCGCTCAAGGTCGCCGGTACCGAGGAGTTCCGCGAGAAGCAGCAGCGCACTCTCGAGGGCGCGAAGATCCTCGCTGAGCGGCTCACCGCACAGGACGTGGCCGACGCCGGCGTCACCGTGCTCACCGGCGGCACCGACGTGCACTTGGTGCTCGTCGATCTGCGCAACAGCGATCTCGACGGACAACAGGCCGAGGATCTGCTGCACGAGGTGGGGATCACGGTCAACCGCAACGCCGTGCCCTTCGATCCGCGTCCGCCGATGGTCACCTCCGGCCTGCGGATCGGTACCGCAGCGCTCGCGAGCCGTGGCTTCGGCGCCGCCGAGTTCACCGAGGTCGCCGACATCATCGGAACCGCGCTGGCGCTGGGGAAGGCCGCCGACCTGTCGGCGCTGCGCGCCCGCGTCTCGGCGCTCGCACTGGAGGTGCCGCTGTACGACGGCCTGGAGGACTGGGGCCTGCTGTCGCGCTGA
- the coaA gene encoding type I pantothenate kinase has protein sequence MSRSRRVSEPSPYIELDRTQWRELRQSTPLSLTEEDLNHLRGLGEQIDLAEVAEVYLPVSRLIHLQVAARQRLYAATATFLGERRDEGQVPFVIGVAGSVAVGKSTTARVLQALLARWDSHPRVDLVTTDGFLYPTAELERRGIMHRKGFPESYDRRALLRFVTAVKSGAEDVTAPVYSHQLYDIVPNEFIHVRRPDILIVEGLNVLQTGPRLMVSDLFDFSVYVDARIEDIERWYVDRFLSMRTTSFADPASHFHHYAGLSDIEARDRAEGIWAGINRPNLVQNILPTRPRATLVLRKDSDHSINRVRLRKL, from the coding sequence GTGTCGCGGAGTCGTCGCGTGAGCGAACCGAGTCCGTACATCGAGCTGGACCGCACGCAGTGGCGCGAGCTGCGGCAGTCGACGCCGCTGTCGCTGACCGAAGAAGATCTCAATCACCTGCGGGGCCTGGGCGAACAGATCGACCTCGCGGAGGTCGCCGAGGTCTACCTTCCCGTCTCCCGTCTGATCCACCTCCAGGTGGCGGCCCGGCAGCGGCTGTACGCCGCCACCGCGACCTTCCTCGGCGAGCGGCGCGATGAGGGACAGGTGCCCTTCGTGATCGGCGTCGCCGGTTCGGTGGCGGTGGGCAAGTCGACCACTGCGCGCGTGTTGCAAGCACTCCTGGCGCGGTGGGATTCACACCCCCGGGTCGATCTGGTGACCACCGACGGTTTCCTCTATCCCACCGCCGAACTGGAACGCCGCGGCATCATGCACCGCAAGGGATTCCCCGAGTCCTACGACCGGCGGGCCCTGCTGCGGTTCGTGACGGCGGTGAAGTCGGGCGCCGAGGACGTGACCGCGCCGGTGTACTCGCACCAGCTCTACGACATCGTGCCGAACGAGTTCATCCACGTGCGGCGGCCCGACATCCTGATCGTGGAGGGCCTCAACGTACTGCAGACCGGTCCGCGGCTGATGGTCTCGGACCTGTTCGACTTCTCCGTGTACGTGGACGCGCGGATCGAGGACATCGAGCGCTGGTACGTGGACCGGTTCCTCTCGATGCGGACCACCTCGTTCGCCGATCCGGCGTCGCACTTCCACCACTACGCCGGCCTGTCCGACATCGAGGCGCGCGACCGCGCCGAGGGCATCTGGGCGGGCATCAACCGGCCCAATCTGGTGCAGAACATCCTGCCGACCCGGCCGCGGGCGACGCTGGTGCTACGCAAGGACTCCGATCACTCCATCAACCGGGTGCGGCTGCGCAAACTCTGA
- a CDS encoding TetR/AcrR family transcriptional regulator, with protein MTRPGASLSELLLKAGARTDVSDADAGVYRAALTVLGTAGTRKTTVEAIAAETGMNRMTLFRRFGSKDEILAAALAWSLGRLFTQTAEVVARTPDVAERIEEVFVLCCRFGRTLLPISSPEERAALFADERLDPVGHGIRFVTAIMAQEHGADAVPEGHTEIRADALVRITAACFAIAPAPFDLEDDGAARAYARTALVPLAVD; from the coding sequence ATGACCCGTCCCGGCGCCTCGCTGTCCGAGCTGTTGCTCAAGGCCGGTGCCCGCACCGATGTCAGCGATGCCGACGCCGGGGTCTACCGTGCGGCACTGACGGTGCTCGGCACCGCCGGAACCCGGAAGACCACCGTCGAAGCGATCGCCGCCGAAACCGGTATGAACCGGATGACCCTGTTCCGCCGGTTCGGCTCGAAGGACGAGATCCTCGCCGCCGCGCTCGCCTGGTCGCTGGGGCGACTGTTCACCCAGACCGCGGAGGTGGTGGCCCGCACCCCCGATGTGGCCGAGCGGATCGAGGAGGTGTTCGTGCTCTGCTGTCGATTCGGGCGCACTCTGCTGCCGATCTCGTCGCCCGAGGAGCGCGCCGCCCTCTTCGCCGATGAGCGGCTCGATCCGGTGGGGCACGGTATCCGGTTCGTCACCGCGATCATGGCGCAGGAACACGGTGCAGACGCGGTCCCGGAGGGCCACACCGAGATTCGTGCGGATGCGCTGGTGCGCATCACCGCCGCCTGCTTCGCCATCGCGCCCGCGCCGTTCGACCTGGAGGACGACGGGGCCGCACGCGCCTACGCGCGCACGGCGCTCGTACCGCTGGCCGTCGACTGA
- a CDS encoding oxygenase MpaB family protein yields MTQVETPERELVPDHGTAPAPDRYGPASPFVDPLGISGTVAGQWSFLPINGAAFVMQLMHPVIGDIVGEFSVAYTDPVGRAIRSMDSVQRWYFGEDAAVEEGYRLRAQHQPLQMRNAEGQHISALNPEAYGWVIATGTITGIDSLPRSLGRPLTDAEIDELFDDSRKIAAIVQVPDGAVPWEREAFAQYYEDMLPTLTAHPGALQFLDDFAHGRPPLPPEAGPFLRAIEPALTPLGMSVNRAVYLLTVGVLRPEVREILGVTWSRREELAYRAVTAAIRQAYKVIPERVGYTPLAYYARGKARALRAMKARDLPDFTAFRRNREARAASGCPFG; encoded by the coding sequence ATGACGCAGGTGGAAACCCCCGAGCGCGAACTCGTCCCGGACCACGGGACCGCGCCCGCGCCGGACAGATACGGCCCGGCATCGCCGTTCGTGGACCCGCTGGGGATCAGTGGCACCGTCGCCGGGCAGTGGTCCTTCCTGCCGATCAATGGCGCCGCCTTCGTGATGCAGCTGATGCACCCGGTGATCGGCGATATCGTGGGCGAGTTCAGCGTGGCCTACACCGACCCGGTCGGCCGCGCCATCCGCTCGATGGACTCGGTGCAGCGCTGGTACTTCGGAGAGGATGCGGCGGTCGAGGAGGGCTACCGGCTCCGCGCTCAGCATCAGCCGCTGCAGATGCGCAATGCCGAGGGGCAGCACATCAGCGCCCTCAATCCGGAGGCGTACGGGTGGGTGATCGCCACCGGAACCATCACCGGCATCGACTCCCTGCCGCGGAGCCTGGGCCGCCCGCTCACCGATGCGGAGATCGACGAGCTCTTCGACGACTCGCGCAAGATCGCCGCGATCGTCCAGGTGCCCGACGGTGCCGTCCCGTGGGAGCGGGAGGCCTTCGCCCAGTACTACGAGGACATGCTGCCGACGCTGACAGCGCATCCCGGCGCCCTGCAGTTCCTCGATGATTTCGCGCACGGCCGCCCGCCCCTGCCGCCGGAGGCGGGCCCGTTCCTCCGCGCGATCGAACCCGCGCTCACACCGCTCGGGATGTCCGTGAACCGCGCGGTGTACCTGCTCACCGTGGGTGTCCTGCGGCCCGAGGTTCGCGAGATCCTGGGCGTCACGTGGAGTCGCCGCGAGGAGCTCGCCTACCGCGCCGTGACTGCTGCGATCCGCCAGGCCTACAAGGTGATTCCCGAGCGGGTCGGGTACACGCCGCTGGCCTACTACGCGCGTGGCAAGGCCCGCGCGCTGCGCGCGATGAAGGCCCGGGATCTCCCCGACTTCACCGCATTCCGGCGCAATCGCGAGGCCCGCGCCGCGTCGGGATGCCCGTTCGGCTGA
- a CDS encoding isoprenyl transferase, giving the protein MAPAYALYERRLISDLTAAYRDGAQRPRHVAVLCDGNRRWARAAGFDDVSHGYRMGAKKIAEMLEWCDEAGVELATIYLLSTENLRRDPEELAALLEIITDVVEEISGPDKNWSVKIVGAMDLLPEAAARRLTAAAEGTKGRTGAHVNVAVGYGGRKEIVDAVHSLLDEKLREGASAEELADAVTVEGIDQHLYTSGQPDPDLVIRTSGEQRLSGFLLWQSAYSEIWFTEAYWPEFRRVDFLRALRDYAARHRRFGA; this is encoded by the coding sequence GTGGCCCCCGCATACGCGCTCTACGAACGGCGCCTGATCAGCGATCTGACGGCCGCGTACCGCGACGGTGCGCAGCGTCCCCGGCACGTCGCGGTGCTGTGCGACGGTAATCGTCGCTGGGCTCGGGCAGCCGGATTCGATGACGTCAGCCACGGTTACCGCATGGGCGCGAAGAAGATCGCCGAGATGCTGGAGTGGTGCGACGAGGCGGGGGTCGAGCTCGCCACGATCTATCTGCTCTCCACCGAGAACCTGCGCCGCGACCCCGAGGAACTTGCGGCCCTGCTGGAGATCATCACCGATGTGGTCGAGGAGATCTCCGGACCCGACAAGAACTGGTCGGTGAAGATCGTGGGCGCTATGGACCTGCTGCCCGAGGCCGCGGCTCGCCGGTTGACGGCCGCCGCGGAGGGCACCAAGGGCCGTACGGGCGCTCACGTCAACGTGGCGGTGGGGTACGGCGGCCGCAAGGAGATCGTGGACGCGGTGCACTCGCTGCTCGATGAGAAGCTCCGCGAGGGCGCATCCGCGGAGGAACTGGCCGATGCCGTCACCGTCGAGGGCATCGACCAGCACCTGTACACCTCGGGTCAGCCCGATCCCGACCTGGTGATCCGTACCTCGGGGGAGCAGCGGCTCTCCGGCTTCCTGCTGTGGCAGAGCGCCTACAGCGAGATCTGGTTCACCGAGGCCTACTGGCCCGAGTTCCGGCGGGTCGATTTCCTGCGTGCGCTGCGTGACTACGCGGCCCGGCACCGTCGGTTCGGTGCGTGA
- a CDS encoding ABC transporter ATP-binding protein encodes MSETERVELTGVGKTYDTASGKTVALQPTDLTIEPGEFVSIVGPSGCGKTTLLRLIAGFEDPTAGIVEVGGSKVTAPSADRGVVFQAPTLYPWLTVRGNVEFGPKVSGVGKTERREQAQKLLDLVGLGDFGDKRPYELSGGMQQRAQIARVLVNDPAIVLMDEPYGALDALTRERLQVDLLKIWRGAGKTIVFITHSVDEAVFLSTRVLVMSARPGRVVIDRKVELPGDGPDVVRDPSVTGTPEFQALRTELAAAIYAAHD; translated from the coding sequence ATGAGCGAGACCGAACGGGTCGAGCTGACCGGTGTGGGCAAGACCTACGACACCGCCAGCGGCAAGACCGTCGCCCTGCAGCCCACCGATCTGACGATCGAACCGGGCGAGTTCGTGTCCATCGTCGGCCCGTCGGGGTGCGGTAAGACCACCCTGCTGCGGCTCATCGCAGGTTTCGAGGACCCCACCGCGGGCATCGTCGAGGTGGGCGGGTCGAAGGTCACCGCACCGTCGGCCGACCGCGGAGTGGTCTTTCAGGCCCCCACCCTGTACCCGTGGCTCACGGTGCGCGGCAACGTCGAGTTCGGGCCCAAGGTGAGCGGAGTCGGCAAGACCGAGCGCCGGGAGCAGGCGCAGAAGCTGCTGGATCTGGTGGGGCTCGGCGACTTCGGAGACAAGCGCCCGTACGAGTTGTCCGGCGGCATGCAGCAGCGGGCGCAGATCGCCCGGGTGCTGGTCAACGATCCTGCGATCGTGCTGATGGACGAGCCGTACGGCGCGCTCGACGCGCTCACCCGCGAGCGGCTGCAGGTGGACCTGCTCAAGATCTGGCGGGGCGCCGGAAAGACCATCGTCTTCATCACGCACTCCGTCGACGAAGCAGTCTTCCTGAGTACCCGGGTCCTGGTGATGAGTGCCCGGCCCGGCCGCGTCGTCATCGACCGGAAGGTGGAGCTGCCGGGGGACGGGCCGGATGTGGTGCGTGATCCGTCCGTGACCGGTACGCCCGAATTCCAGGCCCTGCGCACCGAGCTGGCCGCGGCCATCTACGCCGCGCACGACTGA
- a CDS encoding ABC transporter substrate-binding protein, with translation MIRRATGASTGALKAAALVAIGLTLSGCIVESGRPEQSRSIGGATPCPVAPDPSVTGTVRIGWQEIPNGDLIVKDTGLLNTCLPNVKTVWSKFSSGGDVIQAFGANSLDIGLLGSAPAAKALSAPLNIDMKVIWIQDRIGAAESLVAKDPAVKTVGDLRGKRIAVPFASTAHYSLLTALDKAGVTDAQVINLAPDAIRGAWSGGQIDATYIWEPTLSQLKGNPVTDSAKVAEQGAPTFDLEGARGDFVKDNPAFLKAWSAAQGWAANLLNTDPNKAAEHIAGQLGVPLEQVLTQIKGYAYFDRATQAGPDYLGGQLGADIRKTAEFLLQQGQVQGVGPAQHYTDGVYGEAVK, from the coding sequence ATGATCCGCCGCGCCACCGGGGCTAGCACCGGAGCCCTGAAGGCCGCCGCTCTCGTCGCCATCGGGCTCACGCTCTCGGGCTGCATCGTCGAATCCGGACGGCCCGAGCAGTCCCGGTCGATCGGCGGCGCCACGCCGTGCCCCGTCGCGCCCGATCCGTCGGTCACGGGGACGGTCCGCATCGGCTGGCAGGAGATCCCGAACGGTGACCTCATCGTCAAGGACACCGGCCTCCTGAACACCTGCCTGCCCAACGTGAAGACGGTGTGGAGCAAGTTCTCCTCCGGCGGCGACGTGATCCAGGCCTTCGGCGCCAACTCCCTCGACATCGGGCTGCTGGGGAGTGCGCCCGCCGCGAAGGCCTTGTCGGCGCCGCTCAACATCGACATGAAGGTGATCTGGATCCAGGACCGGATCGGCGCCGCGGAATCGCTGGTCGCCAAGGACCCGGCCGTGAAGACCGTCGGGGATCTGAGGGGTAAGCGGATCGCCGTGCCCTTCGCCTCCACAGCGCACTACAGCCTGCTCACCGCCCTCGACAAGGCCGGTGTCACCGACGCTCAGGTGATCAACCTGGCCCCCGATGCCATCCGCGGGGCCTGGAGCGGTGGGCAGATCGACGCCACCTACATCTGGGAGCCCACGCTGAGCCAGCTCAAGGGAAACCCGGTCACCGACAGCGCGAAGGTCGCGGAGCAGGGTGCACCGACCTTCGACCTCGAAGGCGCGCGCGGGGACTTCGTCAAGGACAACCCGGCCTTCCTCAAGGCCTGGAGCGCGGCCCAGGGATGGGCGGCGAACCTGCTCAACACCGACCCGAACAAGGCCGCCGAGCACATCGCCGGCCAGCTCGGCGTGCCCCTGGAGCAGGTGCTCACGCAGATCAAGGGCTACGCCTACTTCGACCGGGCCACGCAGGCCGGCCCCGACTATCTGGGCGGCCAGCTCGGCGCCGACATCCGCAAGACCGCGGAGTTCCTGCTCCAACAGGGCCAGGTGCAGGGCGTCGGCCCGGCGCAGCACTACACCGACGGTGTGTACGGGGAGGCAGTGAAATGA
- a CDS encoding ABC transporter permease, whose product MAGEPPLLRVKNAVIEPLPEAVRSWLVRIIALLAFLAVWWLISGLHLIDEKFLPTPKAVWDAAVRASTWHQVAPGVPREVLGEQNYFLWEHLVASLQRIFAGVGAAIILGPLLGFAMGTSKTINTIIEPYLNFLRALPPLGYIGLLIVWFGIGDTSKIWLLFLAAFPAIAISTVNGVQGVSVDQINAARALGANRLQTVRGVVVPATLPEVINGIRIAVGFAWTTVVAAELNNGIPGIGGLAYLAGQQLNTPLTIACIIVIGVTALALDALIKWIGVLLVPWKGKA is encoded by the coding sequence ATGGCTGGAGAGCCCCCGCTGCTGCGGGTGAAGAACGCCGTGATCGAACCCCTCCCGGAGGCGGTCCGTTCGTGGCTCGTGCGGATCATCGCCCTGCTCGCGTTCCTCGCGGTGTGGTGGCTGATCAGCGGTCTTCACCTGATCGACGAGAAGTTCCTCCCCACACCGAAGGCCGTGTGGGACGCAGCCGTCCGTGCGAGCACCTGGCATCAGGTGGCGCCCGGCGTGCCGCGTGAGGTACTCGGCGAACAGAACTACTTCCTGTGGGAGCACCTGGTCGCCAGTCTGCAGCGGATCTTCGCCGGCGTCGGTGCCGCGATCATCCTGGGCCCGCTCCTCGGCTTCGCGATGGGCACCTCGAAGACGATCAACACCATCATCGAGCCCTACCTGAACTTCTTGCGCGCACTACCGCCACTCGGGTACATCGGCCTGCTCATCGTGTGGTTCGGCATCGGCGACACCTCGAAGATCTGGCTGCTGTTCCTCGCCGCTTTTCCCGCCATCGCCATCTCCACGGTGAACGGCGTCCAGGGCGTGAGCGTCGACCAGATCAACGCGGCCCGCGCGCTCGGCGCCAACCGGTTGCAGACCGTGCGCGGCGTGGTCGTCCCGGCCACTCTGCCCGAGGTGATCAACGGCATCCGGATCGCCGTCGGCTTCGCCTGGACCACCGTGGTCGCGGCCGAGCTCAACAACGGCATCCCCGGGATCGGCGGCCTCGCTTACCTGGCCGGTCAGCAGCTCAACACGCCGCTGACCATCGCCTGCATCATCGTCATCGGCGTCACCGCGCTCGCGCTGGACGCACTCATCAAATGGATCGGCGTGCTGCTCGTTCCGTGGAAGGGGAAGGCATGA
- a CDS encoding SDR family NAD(P)-dependent oxidoreductase gives MSEVAVVTGASSGIGAATARHLVRAGFDVVIGARRLERLEDLKAQLEAEFPERIVTALPLDVTDVESVTAFTDAIPAVDVLVNNAGGAIGTETIDAAHEADWLRMYDINVLSILRVTQRLLPKLRQSPSASVVTIGSIAAHEAYATGAGYNAAKFGARAVTRALRLELKGEPIRVIEIDPGLVETEFSIVRLRGDVDGAAKVYEGVDNLHADDIADAVTWAVTRPPHVNIDNITILARDQVSARDVHRRNV, from the coding sequence GTGAGTGAAGTCGCCGTCGTCACTGGAGCGAGCAGTGGGATCGGGGCCGCGACTGCGCGACACCTCGTGCGCGCGGGATTCGACGTCGTGATCGGGGCCCGCCGGCTCGAACGCCTCGAAGACCTCAAGGCGCAGCTGGAAGCCGAGTTCCCCGAGCGGATCGTGACCGCGCTGCCGCTGGATGTGACCGACGTGGAGTCGGTGACGGCCTTCACCGACGCGATTCCCGCCGTCGACGTGCTCGTCAACAATGCCGGCGGCGCCATCGGCACCGAGACGATCGACGCTGCGCACGAAGCGGACTGGCTGCGCATGTACGACATCAACGTGCTGTCGATCCTGCGCGTCACTCAGCGGTTGCTGCCCAAGCTGCGGCAGTCACCGTCGGCCAGCGTGGTGACCATCGGCTCCATCGCCGCCCACGAGGCCTACGCCACGGGGGCCGGGTACAACGCCGCGAAGTTCGGTGCGCGCGCCGTGACCCGCGCCCTGCGGCTCGAACTCAAGGGCGAGCCGATCCGGGTGATCGAGATCGACCCCGGGCTGGTCGAGACCGAGTTCTCGATCGTGCGGCTCCGCGGTGATGTGGACGGGGCCGCCAAGGTCTACGAGGGTGTCGACAATCTGCACGCCGACGACATCGCCGACGCCGTCACGTGGGCCGTGACCCGTCCCCCGCACGTGAACATCGACAACATCACGATCCTGGCGAGGGATCAGGTGAGCGCCCGCGACGTGCACCGCAGGAACGTCTGA
- a CDS encoding DinB family protein — MAITPDSKDWTWVMERACPECGYDPATVRRTDVGDRIARSAVDWDTVLARPDAGVRPEEGVWSALEYGCHLRDVYRIMNARLHLMLGYDEAAADGARFANWDQDATAIEDDYAAQDAAEVARELASAAAVFADSYRCVREDQWKRRGLRSNGSAFTVDSFARYALHDAEHHRWDVGLPTALR; from the coding sequence GTGGCGATCACACCGGATTCCAAGGACTGGACGTGGGTGATGGAGCGGGCGTGCCCGGAATGCGGGTACGACCCGGCAACGGTGCGCCGCACCGACGTCGGTGATCGCATCGCCCGCTCCGCTGTCGATTGGGACACCGTGCTTGCACGACCCGATGCGGGTGTGCGCCCTGAGGAGGGCGTCTGGTCGGCGCTGGAATACGGCTGCCACCTGCGCGATGTGTACCGGATCATGAATGCGCGCCTGCATCTGATGCTGGGTTACGACGAGGCCGCTGCGGACGGCGCCCGGTTCGCCAACTGGGATCAGGACGCCACTGCGATCGAGGACGATTACGCCGCCCAGGACGCGGCCGAGGTGGCCCGCGAACTGGCGTCGGCCGCGGCGGTGTTCGCCGACTCCTACCGCTGCGTGCGCGAGGACCAGTGGAAGCGGCGGGGCCTGCGTAGCAACGGTTCCGCGTTCACTGTCGACTCCTTCGCCCGATACGCCCTGCACGATGCCGAGCATCACCGATGGGACGTGGGGCTGCCCACGGCGTTACGGTGA
- a CDS encoding 3-deoxy-7-phosphoheptulonate synthase, whose product MTIELESPASTSNRRVAAFHAIPSPVALMDELPLAARLAAQVEADRTAIADVIAGRDERLLVVVGPCSVHDPEAALDYARRLKPIADELADELLIVMRVYFEKPRTTVGWKGLINDPGMDESYDVPRGLRTARQLLLDILEIGLPVGCEFLEPTSPQYIADTVAWGAIGARTTESQVHRQLASGLSMPIGFKNATDGNVQVAIDGVRAAAARHVFFGTDDEGVAAIVETAGNDNCHIILRGGRIGPNFDADSVTAAVTALEKAGIAPSLMVDASHANSGKDHVRQAEVAREIAARIRGGEKGISGIMLESFLVAGAQQPGPGPLVYGQSVTDKCMDFATTDSVLRDLATAVAQ is encoded by the coding sequence ATGACCATCGAGCTTGAGAGTCCGGCGTCCACATCGAATCGTCGGGTCGCCGCGTTCCACGCCATCCCCTCGCCCGTCGCGCTGATGGACGAACTGCCGCTGGCGGCGCGTCTGGCCGCACAGGTCGAGGCCGACCGCACCGCCATCGCCGATGTGATCGCCGGCCGCGACGAGCGGCTGCTGGTCGTGGTCGGGCCGTGCTCCGTCCACGATCCCGAGGCCGCCCTCGACTACGCGCGCAGGCTCAAGCCGATCGCCGATGAGCTCGCCGACGAGCTGCTGATCGTGATGCGCGTCTACTTCGAAAAGCCACGCACCACGGTGGGCTGGAAGGGCCTGATCAACGATCCCGGTATGGACGAGAGCTACGACGTTCCGCGCGGCCTGCGTACCGCACGGCAGCTGCTGCTCGACATTCTGGAGATCGGACTGCCGGTGGGCTGCGAATTCCTCGAGCCCACCAGCCCGCAGTACATCGCGGACACCGTGGCGTGGGGCGCCATCGGCGCTCGCACCACCGAATCGCAGGTGCACCGCCAACTGGCGTCGGGCCTGTCCATGCCGATCGGTTTCAAGAACGCCACCGACGGCAATGTGCAGGTCGCGATCGACGGCGTCCGCGCCGCCGCCGCCCGCCACGTGTTCTTCGGCACCGACGACGAGGGTGTCGCCGCCATCGTCGAGACCGCAGGGAACGACAACTGCCACATCATCCTTCGCGGCGGGCGCATCGGTCCGAACTTCGACGCCGATTCGGTGACCGCCGCCGTCACCGCGCTGGAGAAGGCCGGTATCGCACCGTCGCTCATGGTGGACGCCTCGCACGCCAACTCGGGTAAGGATCACGTCCGGCAGGCTGAGGTGGCGCGTGAGATCGCCGCCCGGATCCGCGGCGGAGAGAAGGGCATCAGCGGCATCATGCTGGAATCCTTCCTCGTCGCCGGCGCGCAGCAGCCCGGCCCGGGGCCGCTGGTGTACGGCCAGTCCGTGACCGACAAGTGCATGGACTTCGCCACCACTGATTCGGTGTTGCGCGATCTGGCCACAGCGGTGGCGCAGTAG